From the genome of Eucalyptus grandis isolate ANBG69807.140 chromosome 2, ASM1654582v1, whole genome shotgun sequence, one region includes:
- the LOC104425011 gene encoding uncharacterized protein LOC104425011 isoform X1 — MEQLISFIIRPPRAEYSPKYDLLDDEFMLKDKLYRRNDLEVKNSRGEILQCTHYVPVVSPEGKPLPCVIYCHGNSGCRADASEAAIVLLPSNITVFTLDFSGSGLSGGEHVTLGWNEKDDLKAVVEYLRADGNVSLIGLWGRSMGAVTSLMYGADDPSIAGMVLDSPFSDLVDLMMELADTHAFRLPKFTVKLAVQYMRRAIQKKAKFDIVDLNTIKVAKSCFVPVLLGHANEDDFIRPHHADRIFEAYMGDKNIIKFEGDHNSPRPQFYFDSINIFFHNVLQPPEDEVAGPYFEPMLDYLGKGDWSGAHQVSRAHEPSSVAQGSDASTADAIRQLRTRRPMSRMEVPSDIPEADHHSMTEDAKVEEDPHSSSSKMINFELSNGHPYGPHVPAALEDDEYVEYQLDDPTGFPCTVEEEEKMLMEAVMMSLKDLEMRHYSENDPVPDTSTESFGSSQKDGQATSSTTELSEASKTDSTPHQKSMVIFKCLMHLLIRIHHRAVRHVTTHPLQLNLILIHCQKVRSKMLDGQKV, encoded by the exons GTTAAGAACAGTCGAGGAGAAATCCTTCAGTGTACTCATTACGTGCCAGTTGTAAGTCCTGAAGGAAAGCCTCTGCCATGTGTGATATATTGCCATGGAAATAG TGGATGCAGAGCCGACGCCAGTGAAGCTGCCATAGTTTTACTTCCATCCAACATTACAGTTTTCACGCTTGATTTTTCTGGATCTGGACTCTCTGGAGGAGAGCATGTTACCTTGGGCTGGAATGAA AAAGATGATCTGAAGGCTGTGGTCGAATACTTGCGGGCTGATGGAAATGTTTCTTTAATTGGCTTGTGGGGCCGCTCGATGGGTGCTGTCACAag CCTAATGTATGGTGCTGATGATCCTTCAATTGCTGGAATGGTTCTCGACAGTCCCTTTTCCGATTTGGTTGACTTAATGATGGAACTAGCAGATACACATGCCTTTCGCTTACCTAAGTTCACT GTCAAGCTTGCTGTCCAGTACATGCGAAGAGCAATCcagaaaaaggcaaaatttgATATTGTGGATCTCAACACCATAAAG GTTgccaagtcttgctttgttccagTTTTGCTGGGACATGCCAATGAAGATGACTTCATACGTCCCCATCATGCAGATCGAATATTTGAAGCTTATATG GGAGACAAGAATATCATCAAATTTGAGGGTGACCACAACTCCCCTCGTCCACAATTTTACTTTGAttctataaatatatttttccacAATGTTCTGCAACCTCCAGAGGATGAGGTGGCAGGACCATATTTTGAACCTATGCTCGATTACCTTGGTAAG GGAGATTGGAGTGGTGCGCATCAAGTCAGTCGTGCCCATGAACCTTCATCTGTAGCTCAAG GATCAGATGCTAGTACAGCTGATGCCATCAGACAATTGCGTACAAGGAGGCCTATGAGTCGGATGGAG GTTCCTTCTGATATCCCAGAAGCGGACCACCATTCTATGACAGAG GATGCAAAGGTTGAGGAGGATCCTCATTCATCGTCTTCCAAGATGATCAATTTTGAGCTGTCCAATGGTCATCCCTATGGTCCTCACGTTCCAGCGGCATTAGAAGATGACGAATATGTGGAATACCAGCTTGATGACCCGACAGGCTTTCCATGCACtgtggaagaggaagaaaag ATGTTGATGGAAGCCGTGATGATGTCATTAAAGGACCTGGAGATGAGACATTATAGTGAAAATGATCCAGTGCCTGACACGAGCACTGAATCTTTCGGGTCTTCCCAGAAAGATGGGCAGGCTACTTCTTCCACTACAGAGCTGTCTGAGGCATCAAAAACTGATTCCACCCCGCATCAGAAATCAATGGTCATATTCAAATGTTTGATGCATTTACTGATACGAATACACCATCGAGCAGTCCGTCATGTGACAACCCACCCTCTGCAACTCAATCTGATACTAATTCATTGTCAAAAAGTCCGCTCGAAAATGCTCGACGGGCAGAAGGTGTAG
- the LOC104425011 gene encoding uncharacterized protein LOC104425011 isoform X2 — MEQLISFIIRPPRAEYSPKYDLLDDEFMLKDKLYRRNDLEVKNSRGEILQCTHYVPVVSPEGKPLPCVIYCHGNSGCRADASEAAIVLLPSNITVFTLDFSGSGLSGGEHVTLGWNEKDDLKAVVEYLRADGNVSLIGLWGRSMGAVTSLMYGADDPSIAGMVLDSPFSDLVDLMMELADTHAFRLPKFTVKLAVQYMRRAIQKKAKFDIVDLNTIKVAKSCFVPVLLGHANEDDFIRPHHADRIFEAYMGDKNIIKFEGDHNSPRPQFYFDSINIFFHNVLQPPEDEVAGPYFEPMLDYLGKGDWSGAHQVSRAHEPSSVAQDASTADAIRQLRTRRPMSRMEVPSDIPEADHHSMTEDAKVEEDPHSSSSKMINFELSNGHPYGPHVPAALEDDEYVEYQLDDPTGFPCTVEEEEKMLMEAVMMSLKDLEMRHYSENDPVPDTSTESFGSSQKDGQATSSTTELSEASKTDSTPHQKSMVIFKCLMHLLIRIHHRAVRHVTTHPLQLNLILIHCQKVRSKMLDGQKV; from the exons GTTAAGAACAGTCGAGGAGAAATCCTTCAGTGTACTCATTACGTGCCAGTTGTAAGTCCTGAAGGAAAGCCTCTGCCATGTGTGATATATTGCCATGGAAATAG TGGATGCAGAGCCGACGCCAGTGAAGCTGCCATAGTTTTACTTCCATCCAACATTACAGTTTTCACGCTTGATTTTTCTGGATCTGGACTCTCTGGAGGAGAGCATGTTACCTTGGGCTGGAATGAA AAAGATGATCTGAAGGCTGTGGTCGAATACTTGCGGGCTGATGGAAATGTTTCTTTAATTGGCTTGTGGGGCCGCTCGATGGGTGCTGTCACAag CCTAATGTATGGTGCTGATGATCCTTCAATTGCTGGAATGGTTCTCGACAGTCCCTTTTCCGATTTGGTTGACTTAATGATGGAACTAGCAGATACACATGCCTTTCGCTTACCTAAGTTCACT GTCAAGCTTGCTGTCCAGTACATGCGAAGAGCAATCcagaaaaaggcaaaatttgATATTGTGGATCTCAACACCATAAAG GTTgccaagtcttgctttgttccagTTTTGCTGGGACATGCCAATGAAGATGACTTCATACGTCCCCATCATGCAGATCGAATATTTGAAGCTTATATG GGAGACAAGAATATCATCAAATTTGAGGGTGACCACAACTCCCCTCGTCCACAATTTTACTTTGAttctataaatatatttttccacAATGTTCTGCAACCTCCAGAGGATGAGGTGGCAGGACCATATTTTGAACCTATGCTCGATTACCTTGGTAAG GGAGATTGGAGTGGTGCGCATCAAGTCAGTCGTGCCCATGAACCTTCATCTGTAGCTCAAG ATGCTAGTACAGCTGATGCCATCAGACAATTGCGTACAAGGAGGCCTATGAGTCGGATGGAG GTTCCTTCTGATATCCCAGAAGCGGACCACCATTCTATGACAGAG GATGCAAAGGTTGAGGAGGATCCTCATTCATCGTCTTCCAAGATGATCAATTTTGAGCTGTCCAATGGTCATCCCTATGGTCCTCACGTTCCAGCGGCATTAGAAGATGACGAATATGTGGAATACCAGCTTGATGACCCGACAGGCTTTCCATGCACtgtggaagaggaagaaaag ATGTTGATGGAAGCCGTGATGATGTCATTAAAGGACCTGGAGATGAGACATTATAGTGAAAATGATCCAGTGCCTGACACGAGCACTGAATCTTTCGGGTCTTCCCAGAAAGATGGGCAGGCTACTTCTTCCACTACAGAGCTGTCTGAGGCATCAAAAACTGATTCCACCCCGCATCAGAAATCAATGGTCATATTCAAATGTTTGATGCATTTACTGATACGAATACACCATCGAGCAGTCCGTCATGTGACAACCCACCCTCTGCAACTCAATCTGATACTAATTCATTGTCAAAAAGTCCGCTCGAAAATGCTCGACGGGCAGAAGGTGTAG
- the LOC104425003 gene encoding uncharacterized protein LOC104425003: MDQRDSLESEGSVKLQISELCRLGDACSSGTTIFEPRNSIEKRDSSNGESVTSGKPVFHAPEKKLTLFALRLAVFEKAATGLGTLGFIWATVVLLGGFAITLDNTDFWFITIILLIEGTRIFSRSHELEWQHQATWTIADAGINSFRALKSSSHFLVKSFRAAFRPISSAVQKRNHKNREIAAQFAGSPNAGGVHRKSTRMWTSSDVPILPYGKWVFLARNVSKLLYWLQLLSATACVVLSLMKLIRHNYGEVAKGDSDKRNRKAALNIFYSLALAEALLFLMEKAYWELKVSFFKVLEEVTRECELGKSGLIAVRRFFYDSYSRSVNGSIFDGLGMDMITFSTELLDSNSPDEQLIGVRILRQFVMNSRFSDDTLRKIGTNISVIERLVEMLNWKDPQEEEIRRSAAEILSKLAGKKRNALRVSGIPGAMESISSLLEKSRSSSVSADEIAEKTIVSSSSAAASSDGHASYGFDTFNHLGLLILKKLARDHDNCGKIGNTRGLLPKIIDLTHTDERVLKDASVARSQVLTVKQSLQVVRMLASTAGATGKQLRREISEIVFAIGNIREILRHGERHPAMQKVGIEILTSLALEEDATERIGGTGGVLRELLRIFLNGSGGKVAGAEDEEGRRVRVAAGEAVAMLVLESESNCRRVLRLGVLERLVEALEAPLLRVNAGRILRNLCAFGGDGCFEKLRGATAAAPTVLKAIMSEENKLQEVMIGLAAQVFRYMTSKESSAVFKRAGIRETELADTLVQILRKYRSPPIKVPRIRRFAIELAIWMMTDKETNVLTFQDLEMEKELEYVLETTSEVESFNIFSGTVGVSRHHMTIHSLVELALKLLADG; the protein is encoded by the exons ATGGATCAGCGTGACTCGCTAGAGAGCGAAGGCAGCGTCAAGTTGCAGATTTCCGAGCTCTGCAGGCTCGGCGACGCCTGCAGCTCGGGCACCACCATCTTCGAGCCGCGGAACAGCATTGAGAAGAGAGACAGCAGCAATGGGGAATCCGTTACCTCCGGGAAGCCTGTGTTCCACGCGCCGGAGAAGAAACTCACGCTGTTCGCCCTTCGGCTTGCGGTGTTCGAGAAGGCTGCGACCGGGCTAGGAACGCTTGGGTTCATCTGGGCGACGGTGGTCCTTCTTGGTGGGTTCGCCATCACTCTGGATAACACCGACTTCTGGTTCATCACCATCATACTGCTGATCGAGGGGACGCGGATTTTCAGCCGCAGCCACGAGCTCGAGTGGCAACACCAGGCGACTTGGACGATCGCCGATGCAGGCATCAACAGCTTCCGCGCGCTCAAATCGAGCTCGCACTTTCTGGTCAAGAGCTTCAGGGCTGCTTTTCGTCCCATTTCATCGGCGGTTCAGAAGAGAAACCACAAGAACAGGGAGATAGCAGCACAATTTGCCGGCTCGCCAAACGCTGGCGGTGTCCACCGTAAATCAACTCGGATGTGGACGTCGTCGGATGTCCCGATCCTACCTTATGGCAAATGGGTGTTCCTCGCCAGGAATGTGAGCAAACTGCTCTACTGGCTTCAGCTCCTATCGGCGACGGCCTGTGTGGTCCTTTCCCTAATGAAGCTCATCAGGCACAACTATGGCGAAGTTGCGAAAGGCGACAGCGACAAGCGCAACCGGAAAGCTGCCTTGAACATCTTCTACTCGCTGGCCCTGGCAGAAGCCCTGCTGTTCCTGATGGAGAAGGCCTACTGGGAGTTGAAGGTGAGCTTCTTCAAGGTCCTAGAGGAGGTGACCCGGGAATGCGAATTGGGGAAATCGGGCCTGATCGCGGTCCGGCGCTTCTTCTACGACTCCTACTCGCGGTCCGTCAATGGGAGCATCTTCGATGGGTTGGGAATGGACATGATCACCTTCTCGACGGAGCTGCTCGACTCCAACTCCCCCGACGAGCAGCTCATCGGAGTAAGGATCCTCCGCCAGTTCGTGATGAACAGCCGGTTCTCTGACGACACCCTCCGAAAGATCGGGACCAACATATCCGTGATTGAGCGGCTTGTCGAGATGCTGAACTGGAAGGACCCGCAGGAGGAGGAGATCAGGCGGTCGGCTGCAGAAATACTGTCAAAGCTCGCCGGGAAGAAGCGCAACGCACTCCGAGTCTCTGGAATCCCCGGCGCGATGGAATCAATCTCATCGCTCCTTGAGAAGAGCCGGTCCTCCTCCGTCTCGGCAGACGAGATTGCGGAGAAGACGATtgtttcctcctcctccgccgccgcctcttCTGACGGCCATGCGAGCTACGGATTCGATACGTTCAACCACCTAGGACTCCTGATACTGAAGAAATTAGCTCGCGACCACGACAACTGCGGCAAGATTGGGAACACAAGAGGGCTCTTGCCGAAGATCATCGACCTCACGCACACCGACGAGAGGGTCCTGAAGGACGCGAGCGTCGCAAGGTCACAGGTCCTCACCGTGAAGCAGTCGCTCCAGGTGGTGAGGATGCTGGCGAGCACAGCGGGAGCGACCGGGAAGCAGCTCCGGCGGGAGATATCGGAGATCGTGTTCGCGATCGGGAACATCCGGGAGATCCTCCGGCACGGCGAGAGGCACCCGGCGATGCAGAAGGTGGGGATCGAGATCCTGACGAGCCTGGCGCTGGAGGAGGACGCAACGGAGCGTATTGGGGGGACGGGCGGCGTTCTGAGGGAGCTGCTGAGGATCTTCCTCAACGGCAGCGGTGGGAAGGTGGCGGGGGCGGAAGACGAGGAAGGGAGGAGGGTGAGGGTGGCGGCCGGAGAGGCGGTGGCGATGCTGGTGCTGGAGAGCGAGAGCAACTGCCGGAGGGTGCTGAGGCTGGGCGTCCTGGAGAGGCTCGTGGAGGCGCTGGAGGCGCCGCTGCTGAGGGTGAACGCGGGGAGGATCTTGAGGAACTTGTGCGCGTTCGGCGGCGACGGCTGCTTCGAGAAGCTCCGGGGAGCCACCGCTGCTGCGCCAACG GTTCTTAAGGCGATCATGTCCGAAGAGAATAAGCTGCAGGAGGTGATGATCGGACTGGCGGCCCAGGTCTTCAGATACATGACGAGCAAGGAGTCGAGCGCTGTGTTCAAGAGGGCCGGGATACGGGAGACCGAGCTCGCTGACACCCTCGTCCAGATCCTGAGGAAGTACCGGTCCCCGCCGATCAAGGTCCCCCGGATACGGCGGTTCGCCATCGAGCTGGCGATCTGGATGATGACGGACAAGGAGACCAACGTGCTCACCTTCCAGGATCTCGAGATGGAGAAGGAGCTGGAATACGTGCTGGAGACCACGTCGGAGGTCGAGAGCTTCAACATCTTCTCCGGCACGGTCGGCGTGAGCCGCCACCACATGACCATCCATTCCTTGGTCGAGCTGGCGTTGAAGCTTTTGGCGGACGGCTGA
- the LOC104424988 gene encoding guanylate kinase 2, chloroplastic/mitochondrial, translating into MIFQRLGHSIARTNLHLPTFCKRFTQNFYKPTSQKLSVAPRFVSSNSEMGDARKPPAVPIPSLDKADKNELLRALEASVGYSFSIEPLRPVPKPLVIVISGPSGVGKDAVIKRLREVRDSLHFVVTATSRPMRPGEVDGKDYYFVTKEEFLSMIEKDELLEYALVYGDYKGVPKQQIREYMAKGFDIVLRVDIQGAETLRRVLGQSAVFIFLVAESELALVQRLINRKTETKESLLVRIATAREEVRHINKFDYVVVNEEGQLENAVKLVESIIDAEKAKVKQRAAVI; encoded by the coding sequence ATGATTTTTCAGAGACTTGGCCATTCTATTGCCCGTACAAACCTCCATTTGCCAACCTTTTGCAAAAGATTCACTCAGAACTTTTATAAGCCAACATCTCAGAAGCTCTCTGTGGCTCCTCGTTTTGTTTCGTCGAATTCTGAAATGGGTGATGCACGAAAACCCCCTGCTGTACCCATCCCATCGCTTGACAAAGCTGATAAGAATGAATTGCTAAGAGCCCTCGAAGCCTCAGTGGGTTATTCATTTAGCATTGAACCATTGCGCCCTGTTCCAAAACCTTTGGTTATTGTCATTAGTGGACCAAGTGGAGTGGGAAAAGACGCTGTCATTAAAAGATTGAGGGAAGTTAGAGACAGTCTCCATTTCGTTGTTACTGCAACTAGCCGGCCAATGCGACCAGGTGAAGTTGATGGCAAGGATTATTACTTTGTCACTAAAGAGGAGTTTCTCTCCATGATCGAAAAGGATGAACTACTGGAGTATGCTTTAGTGTATGGTGATTATAAGGGTGTTCCAAAGCAGCAAATACGTGAATACATGGCGAAGGGGTTCGATATAGTGTTGAGGGTGGACATACAAGGGgcagaaaccttgaggagggtTCTTGGGCAGTCTGCAGTTTTTATATTTCTGGTTGCAGAGAGTGAACTGGCACTTGTTCAGCGGTTGATTAATCGAAAGACAGAGACTAAAGAATCACTTCTTGTCAGAATAGCGACGGCACGTGAGGAGGTCAGACACATTAATAAATTTGACTATGTTGTTGTGAATGAGGAAGGACAGCTAGAGAATGCTGTGAAATTGGTGGAGTCCATCATTGATGCAGAGAAAGCTAAAGTTAAACAAAGGGCTGCTGTGATATAG
- the LOC104424978 gene encoding mitogen-activated protein kinase 15, producing the protein MQPDQRKKSAEVDFFTEYGEGSRYKIEEVIGKGSYGVVCSAYDTHLGEKVAIKKINDIFEHVSDATRILREIKLLRLLRHPDIVEIKHILLPPSRREFKDIYVVFELMESDLHQVIKANDDLTPEHYQFFLYQLLRGLKYIHTANVFHRDLKPKNILANADCKLKICDFGLARVAFNDTPTAIFWTDYVATRWYRAPELCGSFFSKYTPAIDIWSIGCIFAELLTGKPLFPGKNVVHQLDLITDLLGTPSAEAIGRVRNEKARRYLSSMRKKRPIPLSQKFPNADPLALCLLERMLAFEPKDRPSAEEALADPYFKGLAKVEREPSAQPVTKMEFEFERRRITKEDVRELIYREILEYHPKMLKEFMEGSEPTGFMYPSAVDHFKKQFAFLEEHYGKGSTAPPLERQHASLPRPCVLYSDSVQGSNEVSDDMAKCSIKETDKSHTERNCTIPMTRLPLQVPQSGAARPGKVISSVLRSYNCGAAAAATTESVEQRRTVRNPAIAAQHASTGCSYSRRNPGCKSERAEEEGIGITNGVQPKPQYMPRKVAAANGGPGNNWY; encoded by the exons ATGCAGCCTGATCAGCGGAAAAAG TCTGCAGAAGTAGATTTTTTCACGGAATATGGTGAAGGGAGCAGGTATAAAATAGAGGAAGTCATTGGTAAAGGGAGCTATGGTGTTGTTTGCTCTGCGTACGATACACATTTGGGTGAAAAGGTCGCAATCAAAAAGATCAACGATATATTTGAACATGTCTCTGATGCCACCCGCATCCTCCGTGAAATCAAGCTTCTTAGGCTGTTGCGCCATCCAGACATCGTGGAGATTAAGCATATCCTATTACCTCCATCCAGGAGGGAATTTAAGGACATCTATGTCGTGTTCGAGCTGATGGAGTCTGATCTACATCAGGTTATCAAGGCAAATGATGATTTAACACCTGAACATTACCAGTTCTTTCTGTACCAGCTTCTTCGAGGACTCAAGTACATTCATACAG CAAATGTGTTTCACCGGGATCTGAAACCAAAAAACATCTTAGCAAATGCTGACTGTAAACTCAAGATCTGTGACTTTGGCCTCGCTAGAGTAGCTTTTAATGATACTCCAACGGCCATCTTTTGGACG GACTATGTTGCCACACGATGGTACAGGGCTCCTGAATTATGTGGTTCCTTCTTTTCAAAG TATACACCGGCCATTGACATTTGGAGTATAGGCTGCATCTTCGCAGAACTTTTGACTGGAAAGCCCCTTTTCCCTGGGAAAAATGTAGTCCACCAGTTAGATTTGATAACCGATCTATTGGGAACACCTTCAGCTGAAGCCATTGGCAGG GTACGCAATGAAAAAGCCCGTAGATATTTGAGTAGCATGAGAAAGAAAAGGCCTATACCTTTATCACAGAAGTTTCCCAATGCAGATCCGCTTGCACTTTGCTTGTTAGAAAGAATGTTGGCATTTGAACCCAAGGATCGTCCGAGTGCTGAAGAA GCTCTTGCTGATCCCTATTTTAAGGGCTTGGCCAAGGTCGAGAGAGAACCTTCTGCTCAACCTGTTACAAAGATGGAGTTTGAGTTTGAAAGGCGGAGAATAACCAAAGAAGATGTGAGGGAGCTGATATACAGAGAGATACTAGAGTATCATCCGAAGATGCTGAAGGAGTTCATGGAAGGATCTGAGCCAACAGGTTTCATGTATCCGAG TGCTGTCGATCATTTCAAGAAGCAATTTGCTTTCCTTGAGGAGCATTACGGGAAGGGTTCTACTGCTCCCCCACTCGAAAGACAGCATGCTTCACTGCCTAG GCCATGTGTTCTATACTCAGATTCAGTGCAGGGCTCAAACGAGGTGTCAGATGATATGGCCAAATGTTCCATCAAAGAAACTGATAAGTCTCATACCGAGAGGAACTGTACAATCCCAATGACAAGGCTTCCTCTTCAAGTCCCTCAAA GTGGAGCTGCAAGGCCAGGGAAAGTCATCAGCTCTGTGTTGCGCAGCTACAACTGCGGGGCAGCTGCAGCAGCGACTACAGAGTCTGTCGAACAAAGGAGGACGGTGAGGAATCCCGCGATTGCAGCTCAACATGCTTCTACAGGCTGTTCATATTCTAGAAGGAATCCAGGTTGTAAGAGCGAGAGAGCCGAAGAGGAAGGTATTGGAATTACCAATGGAGTGCAGCCTAAGCCTCAGTATATGCCGAGGAAAGTCGCTGCTGCTAACGGGGGGCCCGGAAACAATTGGTACTGA